In Sorghum bicolor cultivar BTx623 chromosome 8, Sorghum_bicolor_NCBIv3, whole genome shotgun sequence, one genomic interval encodes:
- the LOC110429594 gene encoding extensin-like, whose translation MANSAIDPTTTPTLREIRKSNSSSSSGIPIAPRQPSTTQMYTQMEARMEELEANQAAQDLAHKAQLAAVEAAHQAHLAALTEHHQRQMADLASFLRTQHQQDLPPSLFAPPPVPVPAPVQRPAPSAGSNPTPSPPLGASPTQQGWPGYPTYPTYPTQPFTWGPPPPQSQGYSSWPGAQTQQGPSAGLWRYDAAPSGWTQAPPQAGWGSWGDGTPGDGATS comes from the exons ATGGCCAACAGCGCCATCGACCCGACCACTACTCCCACGCTGAGAGAGATTCGAAAATCCAACTCCAGCAGCTCCTCCGGCATCCCCATAGCGCCACGACAGCCGAGCACCACCCAGATGTACACGCAGATGGAG GCTAGGATGGAGGAGCTGGAGGCCAACCAGGCGGCCCAGGACTTGGCCCACAAGGCGCAGCTGGCGGCGGTGGAGGCGGCCCACCAGGCGCACCTGGCGGCACTGACGGAGCACCACCAGCGTCAGATGGCGGACCTGGCGAGCTTCCTCCGGACCCAGCACCAGCAGGATCTTCCTCCCTCGCTCTTTGCTCCACCACCAGTCCCAGTGCCTGCTCCtgttcagcgtccg GCTCCGTCGGCGGGTTCGAACCCGACTCCCAGCCCTCCACTGGGTGCCAGCCCTACACAGCAAGGCTGGCCAGGGTACCCGACCTACCCGACCTACCCCACGCAGCCGTTCACGTGGGGGCCTCCTCCTCCACAGTCGCAGGGCTACTCCTCGTGGCCGGGGGCGCAGACGCAGCAGGGGCCTAGCGCAGGACTATGGCGCTACGACGCCGCGCCGTCAGGGTGGACTCAGGCACCACCACAGGCAGGGTGGGGTTCGTGGGGCGATGGGACCCCTGGGGACGGCGCCACGAGCTAG
- the LOC110437627 gene encoding uncharacterized protein LOC110437627, translating to MLLHTCNVIVACLDHLHRRRAPCAPPPFHEHVPHILLGIGGGAGTATSLARCGTGVAAGEEKHECVDGQDEVGGVAGSSLCERIRKDGFYGGVDHRAAASQDPRPPAASVLWLPFHLCASCRSSPQLPYTSSYRHLLLTRIVEPPPHQPFLRRPSSPPLRPWAVHTASLHQPRGALLYSYCSGLPIVVHLCPVVEKAVVCYQRECIL from the exons ATGCTCCTCCACACCTGCAACGTCATCGTTGCGTGCCTCGACCACCTCCACCGGCGTCGCGCCCCGTGCGCTCCGCCTCCCTTCCACGAGCACGTGCCCCAcatcctcctcggcatcggcggcGGTGCTGGGACAGCCACGAGCCTAGCGCGATGTGGAACAGGTGTAGCCGCCGGAGAAGAGAAGCACGAGTGTGTGGATGGTCAGGACGAAGTGGGAGGAGTCGCCGGCTCCAGCTTGTGCGAG CGTATCCGCAAGGACGGTTTCTACGGCGGCGTGGATCATCGAGCCGCCGCCTCACAAGACCCTCGCCCTCCTGCGGCGTCCGTCCTCTGGCTGCCCTTCCATCTGTGCGCCTCCTGCCGCAGCAGTCCACAGCTTCCCTACACCTCCTCCTACCGTCATCTCCTCCTGACGCGGATCGTGGAGCCGCCGCCTCACCAGCCCTTCTTGCGACGGCCGTCCTCGCCGCCCCTCCGACCGTGGGCAGTCCATACTGCTTCCCTGCACCAGCCCAGAGGAGCCCTTCTCTACTCGTACTGCAGTGGCCTCCCCATCGTTGTCCACCTGTGCCCTGTAG TTGAGAAGGCTGTAGTGTGTTATCAAAGGGAGTGCATCCTCTGA